A genomic window from Sparus aurata chromosome 4, fSpaAur1.1, whole genome shotgun sequence includes:
- the LOC115579730 gene encoding secretory carrier-associated membrane protein 5-like encodes MAEPNFPPLPGFIPLRPCFYQDFEEIPEQHRGMCKKMYHLWMLNSATLAVNLIGCFAWMFGGGGVTNFGLAIIWLIMFTPCSYVCWFRAIYKAFKSDSSFNFMQFFFVFMAQVGISIIQCIGIPGWGVCGWLATMSFFSYNILIALIMLVPTIMFTAVASLSFIALTRIHNYYRGSGASMSKAQEEWTTGAWKNPHVQQAAQQAAMGAASGAMQDQYSSPQYNDNQV; translated from the exons AGCCCAACTTCCCCCCGCTGCCGGGATTCATCCCACTCAGGCCCTGCTTCTACCAGGACTTTGAGGAGATCCCTGAGCAGCACCGCGGCATGTGCAAGAAAATGTACCACCTGTGGATGT TGAACAGTGCTACTCTCGCGGTGAATCTCATCGGCTGCTTTGCATGGATGTTTGGTGGAGGTGGCGTGACCAACTTTGGACTGGCTATCATCTGGCTCATCATGTTCACTCCCTGCTCTTACGTCTGTTGGTTCAGGGCCATCTACAAGGCCTTCAA GAGTGACAGCTCCTTCAACTTCATGCAgttcttttttgtcttcatggCACAAGTCGGCATCAGCATCATCCAGTGCATCGGCATCCCTGGATGGGGAGTTTG TGGTTGGTTGGCTACCATGTCCTTCTTCAGCTACAATATTTTGATTGCGCTGATCATGTTGGTCCCTACAATCATGTTCACAGCAGTGGCCTCACTGTCCTTCATTGCCCTCACTAGG ATCCATAACTACTACCGTGGCAGTGGGGCCAGCATGTCCAAGGCTCAGGAGGAATGGACCACAGGAGCCTGGAAGAACCCCCACGTCCAGCAAGCAGCCCAGCAGGCCGCCATGGGTGCAGCGTCTGGAGCCATGCAGGATCAGTACTCCAGCCCACAATATAATGATAACCAGGTGTAG